GCGCGGGTCGTCCGCCGGGAACCCGGCTTCACCGATCTGGCCACGCTTGCCGTTTTTCTCCAGCCATTCGACAAACGGCCGGACGCGCTTCACGGCAATGTCCGGATCGAAGCGCTGCCCGAGGACTTTCTGATAGCGCCCGCTGGCGTCTTCATCGAAATACAGATGGGCGGAATAAATCAGATTGTTGGACGGGTCTTGCAGGTCCAGTAACGCATCGTTGTGATGCGGCCAGCGTGTCGCACTGGACCAGGAGCGCCCTTCGATAATGATCGGGCGGTGCCAGTCATTGGCGCGTATGGCGAAAATCCCCGCCTGTGCCGCCTTGGGCCAATACTGGTCGGCCTCGTCATGGGGTTCGTTCATGATGTCGTAGGCGTACAGCGCCCGAAAATCCCGCCAGCGCATCGACACCCGGTGCAACAGATCCCGATAAGCCTTGATCGGCACGTGCTTGCTGCCCAGCACTTCATTTTCATAACGCCCGAAGTTATGCACATCAAGCGTGACCTTGATCCCGCGCCGCTCGGCCTGGATCAGCATTTTGTCGATCAGCGACGCATAGGTTTCATCCAGCTCGCCCCCCAGCTTGAGCTGCAAACGCTCCCAGCGCATGGGGAAGCGAATCGCGCGGATGCCTCTGGCCTGCCATTTATCGAAGTAATTCTCGTCCGGAAAAAAATAGTGCGTGCCGTTTTCTCCCGGCCAGACGCCCTCGGAAAACTCCGCACCCGAGACGTTGATCAAGACCATCGGCGCTTGCCTGGCGGTTTTTTGCGCATTGGCCCCGAAAGACAGCACCAGCAGCACGACGACGAGCAGCAATTTGCCCGTCCAGTCGATGCCGCCGGGCGTTGTCATCGATGGCTTTTCAAGCGCCGCCACCACGGCTGAGTCCAGTGAATCGAGCATATGAGCTGACCCCCTTGTGTTGGTGCATCCAGGCAGATGCGTCAGGCAAATCCCCTTCGGAAAATCGCGTGAGCTACGGCGATCAAGCGCGAGGAGCACCTTATGAAAGTATTCGGCATCGAGTTCTATCATCGCCAGCGAAAGGATCTCGTCCGCGAACTGACCGTGCTCAGCAGCAGGTCGTTTCGCTACGTCGTGACGCCAAACGTCGACCACGTGGTGATGCTGGAACACGACAAGGATTTGCGCAGGGCCTACAGCTACGCTGCGTATCGGCTATGCGACAGCCGCGTGCTTTTCCCGCTGTTGAATCGGCTGCACGCCGACATCGCTGAGGCGATTCCCGGCAGCACGCTGACTCGGGACATGATCCAGATTGCACAGGAGCGTGGCTGGACAGTGACGGTCATCGGCTGTGAACAGGAAGTCATTGCCACGTTGCAGCAGATGAATCCCTCGATCACCTTCCGCCACTACAACCCGCCGATGGGCTTCATCGACGATGCCCGGGAAATCCAGCGCGCCGTTGATTTCATCAATCAACATCCGGCGCGGATGGTGGTGTTTTCAGTGGGCTCGCCGCGCCAGGAAATACTCGCGATGCGTGTGCTCCAAGGTCGCGGGGCTGTAGGGATTGGCCTGTGCGTCGGCGCGTCACTGCTGTTTCTCTCAGGAAAAGTCAGGCGAGCACCGGAATGGATGCAACGCCTGTCACTTGAATGGCTGCATCGTTTCATTCATGAGCCACGGCGGCTGGGCAAGCGTTACGTCAGGGATGCCTACCGGATCGTTCCCGTCATCATCAAAGAGATCAGGAGCGACACAGAGAAACCTTCGAATTCAGACAACGACCCGCGAGGCCTGTCGTAGAGCGCTGGCGCGCTGACTGCGTGAAAAGACCTGAAGCCAGTGTAGCCACAGATGGTTGTTTTGCAGGCCATGTAAGGCTCTGCTGACAAGTGGTTCTCGCTTCGTGGAGGAACAAGCGGACAGCGGCGACGAGCGGTGCTGTACTTACACGAATTTGTACTAAGTTCTACCGAAGACGTGCGCAGGTATTACGCCTTACTGGGGTCGCGGCAATGAACGACAACCTGGATGAATCGCTGAAAACCCAACGACGACTTGAACTCCATATGGCATTGGAGGAGTTGGGGCAACCCGACGAAGTGTCGACCCGCATCTTCCGCATCGGCATCTTTTGCGGACGCTTGCTGGAGCTTCAGCGTACCGGCGTATTCACCTTCGCCGAATACCAGGAATGGGCAAGCAATGCCTGTAGAGCGTTGGCCAATGGAGAATCGGCCGACCTGTCATTGCAGCTGGCCGAATGCATCTGGCTCCCCACCAACGAGACGTCATCTTCCAACAACTGAACAGAACTGGTCTTACGTGCAGTCGGCCACGCCTGATAACGGACACCGCCATGACTGCCAACTTCGTCTTCGACCCTGCTGCCACCTACGACGTAAAAGACCCCGATCAGAAAAACCCCGTCTGGCGTATCCAGGACCGGCGGGTCTATGCCTACCTCGAACACGACCCGCGCCGCGACTGGAGCGGCGACATCGGCATCCTCGTCCTCTGCCCACCCCGGCGACTGGTCGACCATGAAGGCCACGACATGGCTTTTATCGACGGACCGGACGTCCGTTGCGTCGATGGCCGGCATCTTGGGCTTTATCAGGTGAATGTTTGACGAGGAGGTTGTAGTGGACGTGATGCGTGATTGACGACCGCTATAACGCGAAAAGCCCCGCATGTGCGGGGCTTTTCGTTTGCGGCGGTGTAGGTAGGTGAAGCGTGAAACGGTGTAAATCGTGAAGCTGGTGCCGAAAACAGGAATCGAACCTGCGACCTTCGCGTTACGAGTGCGCTGCTCTACCGGGCTGAGCTATTTCGGCTTCAGAGGGGTAAAGCTAGCATCGCTGTTCATCAGGTCAACGAACAGTCCTCACCATTACTTACAGGAAGCAGGCATCCAGTTTGCTGGTGTGCCGACGCATGTCCAAGAGGCAATAGCGTTGGCGTTGGTTGCCGCTACTGTCGGAGTCAACGTAACCTTTACCGCTGCGGCGTTGATAGTGCCGTCTACTACGATTGCACCGGTTGCTGCATCCACTGCAAGTGTTGTCGCATAGGTTGTCGGTACAAAATCAGTACCACAAGCAGCAAGGCCGGTGAAACCGTTGGTAGACACAGCCTCAGTTACGCAAGTGCGCGCACCGCTCGCAGCAAGGATCAGCTCTGACGCTTTAGCGCGAGCGGTGTAGTCCTGATAAGCGGGCAACGCAATCGCTGCCAAAATCCCGATAATCGCAATCACGATCATCAGTTCGATAAGGGTAAAGCCTTTTTGTGCCTTCATGGGTACTGCTCCGCTGCGTCAATAAGATGTTGCCTGCAGCGATAAAAGCATAGGTCGTGCCAACAAAATTTTTACACCATCTATTGCTCGCTTCGCGTCAATAGCAGTGTTTTCAGCGTGAGCTTCCACGCACAAACTGACAAATTACGTCACATTGCCTCACATCATTGGCAGCAACGCCTGACTACGCTATAAACCACGCACTGTCTGTGTCTGGTGGTTTTATGAGTGATGTCGTCCTCACCGGTTTGGCCAAACAATTGGTTGTCGCCGAGCTTCTGAATGAAAAAGCTGCGCAGCAGGCGTTTCAGCAAGCGCGCCGTGACAAGGTTTCCTTGGTCAGTTATCTGGTCCAGAACAAGCTGGTCAAGGCGCTTGTCCTCGCAGAAATGGCGTCCGATCAATTTGGTATCCCGTTTTTTGACCTGAGAAGCCTGGACAAGGACAGCCAGCCCAAAGGCTTGGTCAGCGAAAAACTCATTCGCCAGCATCAGGCCCTGCCTTTGTGGCGACGTGGCAACAAATTGTTCGTCGGAATTTCTGACCCCTCCAATCATCAAGCCATCACTGATATTCAATTCAATACCGGGCTCACTACCGAGGCCATTCTGGTCGAGGACGATAAGCTCAGCGACGCTATCGAGAAGTTTTTCGATTCCAATAGCGGGATGGGCGATCTGGCAGATGTCGACCTCGGCCTGGAAATCGAAACAGTTGATGACAGTAAAGAAAGCACTCTGTCCACCAAGGGCGATGCGGACGATGCGCCAGTGGTGCGGTTCGTCAACAAAATGTTGCTGGATGCCATCCGCCTCGGTTCATCTGACTTGCACTTTGAACCCTACGAAAAAATGTTCCGGGTGCGTTTGCGTACCGATGGCATCCTGCACGAAGTCGCCAGGCCGCCGATTCATCTCGCCAGCCGCATCGCTGCGCGCCTGAAGGTTATGGCTAGCCTGGATATTTCCGAACGACGCAAGCCTCAGGACGGGCGGATCAAGCTGCGCATCTCGAAAACCAAAGCGATTGATTTCCGGGTCAATACCCTGCCGACGTTGTGGGGCGAAAAGATCGTAATGCGGATTCTTGATCCTACCAGTGCGCAGATGGGTATCGACGCGTTGGGTTATGAACCAGATCAAAAAGAACTGTATCTGGAAGCATTGCGCCAGCCTCAGGGCATGATCCTCGTTACCGGCCCCACCGGTTCGGGTAAGACCGTATCGCTGTATACCGGCTTGAATATTCTCAACACCGTGGACATCAATATTTCCACGGCCGAAGACCCGGTCGAGATCAACCTTGAAGGCATAAACCAGGTCAACGTCAATCCGCGTCAAGGAATGGACTTTTCCCAAGCGCTGCGGGCCTTCCTGCGTCAGGATCCTGACGTGATCATGGTCGGCGAGATTCGTGACCTTGAAACCGCTGAAATTGCCATCAAGGCTTCGCAGACCGGTCACCTGGTATTGTCGACCCTGCACACCAACAGTGCTGCGGAAACGCTGACTCGCTTGCACCATATGGGCGTTGCGGCATTTAACATTGCCACGGCTATTAACCTGATCATTGCCCAGCGGTTGGCGCGCAAGTTGTGTCCGCATTGCAAGAAAGAAGCGGATATCCCCCGGGAAACCCTGATAAAGGAAGGTTTCCCGGTAGACCAGATTGGCAAATTCAAGATTTACGCGCCGGTTGGGTGTGATTTATGCAACGGCGGTTACAAAGGCCGCGTCGGGATCTATGAGGTGGTCAAGAAAACCCCGGCGCTGGAACGGATCATCATGGAAGAAGGCAACTCCCTGGATATTTCCATCCAGATGCGCAAAGACGGCTTCAATGACCTGCGCACATCGGGCCTGAGGAAGGCCATGCAAGGCATAACCAGCCTCGAAGAAGTCAACCGCGTGACCAAGGACTGACCATGGCCAGCAAAGCAGTAAAAGTCGGCACGTACACATGGGAAGGCACGGACAAGAAAGGCACGAAAATGACCGGCGAACTGACCGGGCATAATGTTGCCTTGATTAAAGCGCAGTTGCGCAAACAAGGTATCAACCCGTTAAAAGTTCGCAAAAAATCCGTCTCGATCTTTGGCGAGGGGAAAAAAATAAAACCGTTGGACATCGCTTTTTTCTCACGGCAAATGGCGACGATGATGAAGGCCGGCGTGCCGTTGCTCCAGTCCTTCGACATCATCATTGAAGGCGCCGACAATCCGAACATGCGCAAGTTGATCAACGACGTCAAACAGGAAGTTGCTGCTGGCAATAGCTTCGCCACCGCGCTGAGGCAAAAGCCGCAATATTTCGATGAGTTGTATTGCAGCCTTGTAGATGCAGGTGAGCAGGCTGGTGCCTTGGAAACCCTGCTGGACCGAGTCGCTACTTATAAAGAAAAGACCGAAGCACTCAAGGCTAAGATCAAGAAAGCAATGACCTATCCGACTGCCGTATTGGTTGTTGCATTCATTGTTTCCGGTATCCTTCTGATTAAAGTTGTGCCGCAGTTTCAATCTGTGTTCTCGAGTTTTGGAGCAGAGTTACCAGCGTTTACCCAAATGGTCGTCAGCCTTTCCAATGTTGTTCAGGAATGGTGGCTAATAATTCTAGGCTTGATGGTTGCAGCTTTCTTTCTATTCAAACGCGGCTACAAGCAATCGGTAAAACTACGCGACAGTATTGATCGTGGATTGCTGAAAGTACCAGTAATCGGGCCTCTGCTCTTCAAGTCTGCAGTTGCCCGTTTTGCGCGGACCCTTGCGACTACATTCGCTGCGGGCGTGCCGCTGGTAGAAGCACTGGACTCCGTGGCGGGCGCAACGGGTAATGTTGTATTCCGGAATGCTGTATTGAAAGTCCGCCAAGACGTTTCGACAGGTATGCAGCTCAACTTTTCAATGCGTTCCGTCGGCGTGTTCCCCAGCCTGGCGATACAAATGACCGCGATCGGTGAAGAGTCCGGTGCGCTGGATAACATGCTCGATAAGGTTGCCACTTACTATGAAGAGGAGGTGGATAACATGGTAGACAGCCTGACCAGCCTGATGGAACCCATGATAATGGCGGTCCTTGGGATCATAGTCGGCGGCCTGGTTATCGCCATGTACTTGCCTATCTTCCAGCTCGGAAACGTCGTCTAAACATGTCCCTCCTCGACTTCCTGGCCACCGCCCCCCTCGCCTTCATCCTATCCACACTCATACTGGGCCTTTTAATCGGCAGCTTCCTCAACGTCCTGATCTACCGCCTGCCGAAAATGATGGAGCTGGACTGGAAAGCGCAGTCCCGGGAAATGCTGGGTCTTCCCGCTGAGCCTGCGGGCGAAACGTTCAACCTGATCCTGCCGCATTCGCGCTGCCCGCATTGCGCGCATCAGATTCGCCCTTGGGAAAACCTGCCGGTGCTGAGTTATCTGTTGCTCGGCGGCAAGTGTTCGAGCTGCAAGGCGCCGATCAGCAAGCGTTACCCGTTGGTGGAGCTGGCGTGCGGTGTGTTGTCGGCATTTATCGCCTGGCATTTCGGCTTTGGCTGGCAGGCCGGGGCGATGCTGGTGTTGACCTGGGGCTTGCTGGCGATGAGCCTGATCGATGCCGACCATCAGTTGCTGCCGGATGCGCTGGTCATGCCGTTGCTGTGGCTGGGGCTGATCGTCAACTCGTTCGGGTTGTTCACCAGCCTGGGCGATGCGCTGTGGGGCGCGGTGGCGGGTTATCTGACGCTGTGGTCGGTGTTCTGGCTGTTCAAATTGGTCACCGGCAAGGAAGGCATGGGCCAGGGCGATTTCAAACTGCTGGCCATGCTCGGCGCCTGGGGCGGCTGGCAGATTTTGCCGCTGACCATCCTTTTGTCCTCGCTGGTGGGCGCGATTCTGGGCCTGATCATGCTGCGTATGCGCAACGTAGCGACCAGCACGCCGATCCCTTTTGGTCCTTATCTGGCCATCGCAGGCTGGATCGCTTTGCTCTGGGGTGGTCAAATAACCGCCTCTTATTTGCAGTTTGCCGGTTTCAAATGACCAACAGCGTGATCAAACCCTGGATTCTCGGCCTTACCGGCGGCATCGGTAGCGGCAAAAGCGCGGCAGCGCAGTGTTTTATCGGCCTTGGCGTTCACGTGGTGGACGCCGATCACGCCGCGCGCTGGGTGGTCGAGCCGGGCCGGCCTGCTCTGGTTAAAATCGCCGAGCATTTCGGCCCCAGCGTGTTGCAAGCCGACGGCACCCTCAATCGCAGCGCCCTGCGCGGTTTGATCTTCGAAGACGCCGAGCAGCGACGCTGGCTGGAAGCCCTGCTGCATCCGCTGATTGCCGAGGAAATTCAGCGCGATCTGGCCAGTGCAACGTCGCCCTACGCGATTCTGGTTTCGCCGCTGTTGATCGAGTCAGGCCAGTACAAGCTGACCCAGCGCGTGCTGGTGATCGACGCGCCGCAACAGCTGCAAGTGCAGCGCACGATGTTGCGCGACAGTTCCAGCGAGGAGCAGGTCCAGGCGATTCTCAAGGTGCAGGCCAATCGTGAAGAGCGGCTGAAACATGCCGACGAGGTGTTGATCAACGACCGCGATCACGCCTGGCTGCAAAGCGAAGTCGAGCGGCTGCATCATTTCTATTTAACGTTGTCTGGAGGCCAGTCATGAGCCAAGCAAAAACCGTCGATTGCCCAACCTGCGGCGCACCTGTGGAATGGAGCGCCGCCAGCCCTTCCCGGCCGTTCTGTTCCGAGCGCTGCAAGCTGATCGACCTGGGCGCCTGGGCGTCGGAAGAACATGCGATCCCGGTCAGCCCGGATGCCGAAGACGAACTGTTTTCCGGTGATTTCCCCGAACGCGGCCATTGATCAAAGCGGCACCGAGCACCGCTCAGGTGTCGTCGCCTGAGCGCCCTTCATTCCAGGGCGCTGACAGGTAGCGGGTACGATTGAACGTCTCCAGCCATTCAGGGCTGAACACCACCAAAGCGCTGACGATCATGCCGTTGATGAAGGCTTCGGGGAAAATGATCAGCCACAGGTAGCCGATAAAATCCGACAGCCAGATCGGCATTTCGAACAGCCCTTCAAACCACAACAGCCCCAACGCCAGCAACAGGCACAGCAACGCCGCCAACGCAGCCGCGAGAAATCCCGAGCAGAAGATGTACACGAACGGGCTTTTCGGTTGCGCTCGCTCGACGAGCATCGCGCAGGCTTCGGTGACCAATACCGGCAGCCCGATGAACAGCAGACCGTTGACGCCAAGTGCCGCCAGATCCTGTCGACCCAGCGCCACTAATCCCACCTGCGCCACTAGCGCGCCGAGAATCGCCAAAGGCCAATCCAGCAGCAGGGTCACGGCGGTCATGCCGATGAAGTGATACGACACGCCGGTGTCGAAATCCCGCCGCACCAGCCAGAGCAAAAACAGCGCGAACACCGTGCCGAACAGCAGATGCTGACGGCGGCTGTCGGTGAACAGCTCAACCCAGGGCGAACGCCAGATGGCCCAGCACAAGACCGGCACGTACAACAGCCAGGCTGTGGTCATGGTTTCCGCAGTCAGGACCAGCGCGCCGATCATGGTTGTTCAAGTGCCTCCCGTAATTCGTCCGGACCGTTGAATTCCCGACGCTCCACCAGTTTGCCGTCCTTGAGTTGCAGCCATTGCACTTTGCTCGGATCGCCGCCGTAACCCGGTGCGATCAGCGCTTCGCGGTCCAGCGCCACGCGATAGGAGTAGACCTTGCGCATCTTGGGCACGGCGAAAAACTGGGTGATCAGCGCTGGCATGGGTTTGATATCGGCGATGAACACCGTGCGGCGCGCTTCGAGAAAGCCTTTGGGCTTGTCCTTGAGGGCCTTTTCCATGGTCTTGCCAGCGCTCATGCTGCTGGCGACCAGAATCGTCTGGGTTTTGTGTTGGTCCATCGCGTAAGGCTGGTCGAACTGGTCCAGCAGACTCCATGACGGCACAGGGTCGCCGATTTCAATGGCCTGCGCGGTCAACGGCAGCAAAATCAATAACAGGATTGGCCAGAGCTTCAAACGTCGGTTCTCCCGGATCGGTTAAAGACACAGGATAGCCGAGATGGCCATCCTAAATCCGCTGGAGCGAACGGGCGGCGATCCGACTTACCCGCGAATCGGCTGTAGGAGCGACCGTAGGAGCGACTTTAGTCGCGAGAACGCCAATCGCCCTCCCGGCTAAAGCCCGTCCTACAGTAAGTCGGGCCTGGCGACTAAACATCGTTTCAGTTATCGCGAATTGAACGCTAAGCTTGGGCCTATGGATGACTCTGACTACCTTCGCCTGCTCACGATCCAGGCCGAACAAGCCAACGCGTTCCTCTCCAATGCGCGAAAGTGGGAGCGTGAGCGATGGGTTTGTCAGCGCCTGCTGCAGGGCTTGAACATACCGCATCGCAATGAAGACTTCGCCGCCGCCGGGCAGGAGCCGCCGGATGTACTGTTTCGCGACGCCTGTTTCGAGGTGTTCTTCGTGCTTGATGAAGGCCGCCGCCTCAACGACGAGTGGCGCGAAGAACTGGCGCGCCGGCGTAGCGCGTTTTCCCTGAGCCAGCTGGTGCGGCGTGAAGCCAAGCCCAAGCGCATTCCCGCGCCGGAACTGCTGCAACGTCTAGGTCCAACCTTACGTAAAAAAGCCCACAATTATCGCGAACGCGGCCTGGATCTGGGCGAGCTGGACATCATCGCTTTCGCCAGTCTCAAGCGCGAAGTGCTGGATCTGAACAGTCATTTCCCACCGCCTACCGAATACCTGCGCCAAGGCTGGCGGTCGCTGTCGCTGGTCGGCCCCACCTTTGCCAGGGTGCTGTTTGCCCATCCCGGCGCACCGGATTTTCTGCGGACCAATCTGGGTCGCAGTGTTGTCTTTGATGTTGGAATCAGTTTATGAGCCCCCTGCAAGAACTGCTGGCTGATGTGC
This genomic window from Pseudomonas sp. G.S.17 contains:
- a CDS encoding A24 family peptidase — its product is MSLLDFLATAPLAFILSTLILGLLIGSFLNVLIYRLPKMMELDWKAQSREMLGLPAEPAGETFNLILPHSRCPHCAHQIRPWENLPVLSYLLLGGKCSSCKAPISKRYPLVELACGVLSAFIAWHFGFGWQAGAMLVLTWGLLAMSLIDADHQLLPDALVMPLLWLGLIVNSFGLFTSLGDALWGAVAGYLTLWSVFWLFKLVTGKEGMGQGDFKLLAMLGAWGGWQILPLTILLSSLVGAILGLIMLRMRNVATSTPIPFGPYLAIAGWIALLWGGQITASYLQFAGFK
- a CDS encoding energy-coupling factor ABC transporter permease; protein product: MIGALVLTAETMTTAWLLYVPVLCWAIWRSPWVELFTDSRRQHLLFGTVFALFLLWLVRRDFDTGVSYHFIGMTAVTLLLDWPLAILGALVAQVGLVALGRQDLAALGVNGLLFIGLPVLVTEACAMLVERAQPKSPFVYIFCSGFLAAALAALLCLLLALGLLWFEGLFEMPIWLSDFIGYLWLIIFPEAFINGMIVSALVVFSPEWLETFNRTRYLSAPWNEGRSGDDT
- the yacG gene encoding DNA gyrase inhibitor YacG, translated to MSQAKTVDCPTCGAPVEWSAASPSRPFCSERCKLIDLGAWASEEHAIPVSPDAEDELFSGDFPERGH
- the pilB gene encoding type IV-A pilus assembly ATPase PilB — its product is MSDVVLTGLAKQLVVAELLNEKAAQQAFQQARRDKVSLVSYLVQNKLVKALVLAEMASDQFGIPFFDLRSLDKDSQPKGLVSEKLIRQHQALPLWRRGNKLFVGISDPSNHQAITDIQFNTGLTTEAILVEDDKLSDAIEKFFDSNSGMGDLADVDLGLEIETVDDSKESTLSTKGDADDAPVVRFVNKMLLDAIRLGSSDLHFEPYEKMFRVRLRTDGILHEVARPPIHLASRIAARLKVMASLDISERRKPQDGRIKLRISKTKAIDFRVNTLPTLWGEKIVMRILDPTSAQMGIDALGYEPDQKELYLEALRQPQGMILVTGPTGSGKTVSLYTGLNILNTVDINISTAEDPVEINLEGINQVNVNPRQGMDFSQALRAFLRQDPDVIMVGEIRDLETAEIAIKASQTGHLVLSTLHTNSAAETLTRLHHMGVAAFNIATAINLIIAQRLARKLCPHCKKEADIPRETLIKEGFPVDQIGKFKIYAPVGCDLCNGGYKGRVGIYEVVKKTPALERIIMEEGNSLDISIQMRKDGFNDLRTSGLRKAMQGITSLEEVNRVTKD
- a CDS encoding prepilin-type N-terminal cleavage/methylation domain-containing protein, with translation MKAQKGFTLIELMIVIAIIGILAAIALPAYQDYTARAKASELILAASGARTCVTEAVSTNGFTGLAACGTDFVPTTYATTLAVDAATGAIVVDGTINAAAVKVTLTPTVAATNANAIASWTCVGTPANWMPASCK
- a CDS encoding cellulase family glycosylhydrolase, coding for MLDSLDSAVVAALEKPSMTTPGGIDWTGKLLLVVVLLVLSFGANAQKTARQAPMVLINVSGAEFSEGVWPGENGTHYFFPDENYFDKWQARGIRAIRFPMRWERLQLKLGGELDETYASLIDKMLIQAERRGIKVTLDVHNFGRYENEVLGSKHVPIKAYRDLLHRVSMRWRDFRALYAYDIMNEPHDEADQYWPKAAQAGIFAIRANDWHRPIIIEGRSWSSATRWPHHNDALLDLQDPSNNLIYSAHLYFDEDASGRYQKVLGQRFDPDIAVKRVRPFVEWLEKNGKRGQIGEAGFPADDPRWGQAMDRLLAYLQEKCVPLAYWSAGSAWGDYALSIEPVNGRDRPQWPVLAKYLVAPHCTMTRG
- a CDS encoding WecB/TagA/CpsF family glycosyltransferase, producing the protein MKVFGIEFYHRQRKDLVRELTVLSSRSFRYVVTPNVDHVVMLEHDKDLRRAYSYAAYRLCDSRVLFPLLNRLHADIAEAIPGSTLTRDMIQIAQERGWTVTVIGCEQEVIATLQQMNPSITFRHYNPPMGFIDDAREIQRAVDFINQHPARMVVFSVGSPRQEILAMRVLQGRGAVGIGLCVGASLLFLSGKVRRAPEWMQRLSLEWLHRFIHEPRRLGKRYVRDAYRIVPVIIKEIRSDTEKPSNSDNDPRGLS
- a CDS encoding DUF1780 domain-containing protein, which translates into the protein MDDSDYLRLLTIQAEQANAFLSNARKWERERWVCQRLLQGLNIPHRNEDFAAAGQEPPDVLFRDACFEVFFVLDEGRRLNDEWREELARRRSAFSLSQLVRREAKPKRIPAPELLQRLGPTLRKKAHNYRERGLDLGELDIIAFASLKREVLDLNSHFPPPTEYLRQGWRSLSLVGPTFARVLFAHPGAPDFLRTNLGRSVVFDVGISL
- the coaE gene encoding dephospho-CoA kinase (Dephospho-CoA kinase (CoaE) performs the final step in coenzyme A biosynthesis.) — translated: MTNSVIKPWILGLTGGIGSGKSAAAQCFIGLGVHVVDADHAARWVVEPGRPALVKIAEHFGPSVLQADGTLNRSALRGLIFEDAEQRRWLEALLHPLIAEEIQRDLASATSPYAILVSPLLIESGQYKLTQRVLVIDAPQQLQVQRTMLRDSSSEEQVQAILKVQANREERLKHADEVLINDRDHAWLQSEVERLHHFYLTLSGGQS
- a CDS encoding type II secretion system F family protein; the encoded protein is MASKAVKVGTYTWEGTDKKGTKMTGELTGHNVALIKAQLRKQGINPLKVRKKSVSIFGEGKKIKPLDIAFFSRQMATMMKAGVPLLQSFDIIIEGADNPNMRKLINDVKQEVAAGNSFATALRQKPQYFDELYCSLVDAGEQAGALETLLDRVATYKEKTEALKAKIKKAMTYPTAVLVVAFIVSGILLIKVVPQFQSVFSSFGAELPAFTQMVVSLSNVVQEWWLIILGLMVAAFFLFKRGYKQSVKLRDSIDRGLLKVPVIGPLLFKSAVARFARTLATTFAAGVPLVEALDSVAGATGNVVFRNAVLKVRQDVSTGMQLNFSMRSVGVFPSLAIQMTAIGEESGALDNMLDKVATYYEEEVDNMVDSLTSLMEPMIMAVLGIIVGGLVIAMYLPIFQLGNVV